The proteins below are encoded in one region of Dehalobacter sp.:
- a CDS encoding manganese catalase family protein — protein MFSYQKRLLYPVYVEQKNEKLAWTLLEHIGGKDGEFTAFTRHMYQRLHVINPYIRDLLGMIASEELAHMEIIAAAVRKLGLADLPLANSGQESWNMEYVEKSTDINEMLKINEEAEIRAKRLYLRHLTLTEDTSLKKMLQFLVNREEVHQRLLKKSGVLVAQEANNEQFSTLIHEYKMSLRVMK, from the coding sequence ATGTTTAGTTACCAGAAACGTTTACTATATCCGGTTTATGTTGAGCAGAAAAATGAGAAGCTGGCCTGGACCTTATTGGAACATATCGGCGGGAAAGACGGGGAATTTACTGCTTTTACACGTCATATGTATCAACGCCTGCATGTGATCAATCCATATATTCGTGATCTTTTGGGTATGATTGCTTCGGAAGAGCTTGCGCATATGGAGATTATTGCAGCTGCAGTCAGAAAGCTTGGCCTTGCTGATTTGCCGCTTGCCAATTCCGGGCAGGAGTCCTGGAATATGGAATATGTTGAGAAGAGTACGGATATTAATGAGATGCTCAAAATCAATGAAGAAGCGGAGATCAGGGCTAAGAGACTGTACCTGCGGCATCTCACACTGACTGAGGACACTTCACTAAAGAAAATGCTCCAATTCTTAGTCAACCGGGAAGAAGTTCATCAAAGATTACTAAAAAAAAGCGGTGTTTTAGTGGCTCAGGAAGCCAATAATGAGCAGTTCTCGACGCTGATTCATGAATATAAAATGAGTCTGCGCGTAATGAAGTAA